Proteins encoded by one window of Companilactobacillus ginsenosidimutans:
- the hprK gene encoding HPr(Ser) kinase/phosphatase codes for MSNFVTVSQLVKENNLKVYGGEDLLDKKNITTSDISRPGIELTGYFDYYPSERIQLFGQTESAYSHSMTTNNRYKVMREICRDDTPALLISRNIKPSQELLDAAKENGVPVIGSALPTTRLSSLITEYLDEKLAPRESVHGVLVDVYGIGIMLTGHSGIGKSETALELVKRGHRLIADDRVDIYQQDEKTIVGEAPKILNHLLEIRGIGIIDVMNLFGAGAVRTSSDVQLIINLEDWQADKSYDRLGSMEETRTFFDVGVPQITIPVKVGRNISIIIEVAAMNFRAKKMGFDATKKFEENLGSLIQENGQKNAEDGESK; via the coding sequence ATGTCAAATTTTGTTACGGTTTCTCAATTAGTTAAAGAAAATAATCTTAAAGTTTATGGTGGGGAAGATTTATTAGATAAAAAAAATATCACGACTAGCGATATTTCTCGTCCTGGAATCGAGCTAACAGGGTATTTTGATTACTATCCAAGTGAACGAATCCAACTTTTTGGACAAACTGAATCCGCTTATTCACATTCAATGACTACAAATAATCGTTATAAAGTCATGCGTGAAATTTGTCGAGATGATACACCAGCACTATTAATTTCGAGAAATATCAAACCTAGTCAAGAATTGTTGGATGCTGCTAAGGAAAATGGAGTTCCTGTAATCGGTTCTGCATTGCCAACCACTAGACTTTCAAGTTTGATCACTGAATATTTGGATGAAAAGCTAGCACCTAGAGAGTCAGTTCACGGTGTTTTAGTTGATGTATATGGTATTGGTATTATGCTAACTGGTCATTCAGGAATTGGTAAAAGTGAAACTGCACTCGAACTAGTTAAAAGAGGTCATCGACTAATTGCGGATGACCGTGTAGATATTTATCAACAAGATGAGAAAACTATTGTTGGTGAAGCACCAAAAATCTTGAATCACCTTCTTGAAATTCGTGGAATTGGAATAATTGACGTGATGAATCTATTTGGCGCTGGAGCAGTTAGAACTTCTAGTGACGTTCAATTAATTATTAATTTGGAAGATTGGCAAGCTGACAAGAGTTACGACCGCCTCGGTTCGATGGAAGAAACGAGAACATTTTTCGATGTTGGCGTACCTCAAATTACAATTCCAGTTAAAGTTGGTCGTAATATTTCAATCATTATTGAAGTTGCTGCCATGAACTTCAGAGCTAAGAAAATGGGCTTTGATGCAACGAAAAAATTTGAAGAAAATCTTGGCTCATTAATTCAAGAAAATGGCCAAAAGAATGCTGAAGATGGAGAAAGTAAGTAA
- a CDS encoding MFS transporter, protein MKINKKQWSWILYDWANSSYGIIVTTAVLPVYFKTIAQADHVSAASSTAYWGYANSFGTLLVSILAPFLGALADYPNFKKRLLNGFCWLGVVATLGLALVPAKHWSMLLGVYIISAIGYSASNLFYDSFLTDVADNKDMNRISTHGYAYGYLGGVISFMLFLVINLTDGFGTLDGTGIARWSFVIAAVWWFVFAIPLQKNVRQKFSVAPTTSPLAGSFKRVFETIKHIRKYKQVAWFLVAYFFYIDGVDTIFTMATSIGMDIGVKTTELMIVLLVVQLIAFPFSILFGMLADKTSTRVGIIVGIVVYFFICLYALNLKNSFDFWVLAVMVGTSQGGLQALSRSYFGKIIPKDSGSEFFGFYNILGKFSAVMGPFIVAIVTQMTGKSTIGAASLSFLFAVGLIIFAIIPRLSKNPNK, encoded by the coding sequence TTGAAAATTAACAAAAAACAATGGAGCTGGATTTTATATGATTGGGCAAACTCATCATATGGAATCATAGTTACAACGGCTGTTTTGCCGGTGTACTTTAAAACCATAGCTCAAGCTGACCATGTGTCGGCAGCAAGTTCCACCGCATACTGGGGATATGCAAACAGTTTTGGTACGTTATTAGTATCAATATTGGCGCCATTTTTAGGAGCACTTGCCGATTATCCCAATTTTAAAAAACGTTTATTGAATGGATTTTGTTGGCTAGGTGTTGTCGCTACACTTGGGCTCGCGTTAGTTCCAGCAAAACACTGGAGTATGCTTTTAGGAGTGTACATTATTTCAGCAATCGGATATTCTGCTAGTAATTTGTTTTATGATAGCTTTTTAACTGATGTCGCCGATAACAAAGATATGAATCGAATCTCAACTCACGGATATGCATATGGATATCTAGGTGGGGTTATCTCATTCATGTTGTTCTTAGTAATCAATTTGACTGACGGATTTGGAACTTTAGATGGCACTGGAATAGCAAGATGGAGTTTCGTCATTGCGGCTGTATGGTGGTTTGTCTTTGCCATTCCATTACAAAAAAATGTTCGTCAGAAATTCTCAGTCGCTCCAACTACCTCCCCATTAGCGGGAAGTTTCAAGCGAGTATTTGAGACGATTAAACATATCAGAAAGTACAAACAAGTAGCATGGTTTTTAGTAGCTTATTTCTTCTATATAGACGGTGTTGATACAATCTTTACTATGGCAACGTCCATTGGTATGGATATTGGGGTTAAAACTACCGAGTTAATGATTGTCTTATTGGTGGTTCAACTAATTGCCTTCCCATTTTCGATTTTATTTGGAATGCTAGCTGATAAAACTTCAACCAGAGTAGGTATTATTGTTGGAATTGTCGTTTATTTCTTCATCTGCTTATATGCTTTAAACCTCAAGAATTCCTTTGACTTCTGGGTCTTGGCTGTAATGGTTGGTACATCGCAAGGTGGACTCCAAGCATTGAGTAGATCGTATTTCGGTAAAATAATCCCTAAAGATTCGGGAAGCGAATTCTTTGGATTTTATAATATTTTAGGTAAATTCTCCGCTGTTATGGGTCCATTTATCGTGGCAATTGTCACACAAATGACTGGTAAATCCACAATTGGAGCAGCTTCACTAAGTTTTCTATTCGCCGTGGGATTGATTATTTTTGCAATCATCCCTCGACTTTCAAAAAATCCAAATAAATAG
- the trxB gene encoding thioredoxin-disulfide reductase, translating into MKEFDVVVIGAGPGGLTAALYASRANLSVMILDRGIYGGQMNNTAEIENYPGFDSILGPDLSEKMYHSSTRFGAEFGYGAVESVEDNGNRKIVHTDDGDYEAKVVIVATGSQYKKIGVAGENELSGRGVSYCAVCDGAFFKDQDVAVIGGGDSAVEEGVYLTQMAKSVTIIHRRDQLRAQKVLQDRAFKNDKIKFVWNADVKEIVGEDDKVAGVRYVDKETGEEHVVPAKGAFIYVGIQPMTEPFKSLGILDDAGWIDTDTHMKTNVAGVYAIGDVRKKDLRQVANAVGEGAIAGQEAFNYIQTLSDAKVSAK; encoded by the coding sequence ATGAAAGAATTCGACGTAGTAGTAATAGGTGCAGGTCCTGGTGGACTAACAGCCGCATTGTACGCATCACGTGCTAATTTATCAGTAATGATTTTAGATCGTGGTATTTATGGTGGCCAAATGAATAACACCGCTGAAATTGAAAATTATCCTGGATTTGATTCTATTTTAGGACCAGACCTCAGTGAAAAAATGTATCATTCATCAACAAGATTTGGTGCAGAATTTGGTTACGGTGCTGTTGAATCAGTTGAAGATAACGGTAATCGTAAGATCGTTCACACAGATGACGGTGATTACGAAGCCAAAGTTGTAATTGTTGCAACAGGTTCACAATATAAGAAAATCGGCGTTGCTGGTGAAAATGAATTATCAGGACGTGGAGTATCTTACTGTGCCGTATGTGATGGTGCATTCTTCAAGGATCAAGATGTAGCCGTAATCGGTGGTGGAGATTCCGCTGTTGAAGAGGGAGTTTACCTAACTCAAATGGCAAAATCCGTAACAATTATTCATCGTCGTGACCAATTGCGTGCACAAAAAGTCTTACAAGACCGTGCCTTCAAGAATGATAAAATTAAATTTGTTTGGAACGCCGACGTAAAAGAAATCGTCGGTGAAGACGATAAAGTAGCCGGTGTCCGCTATGTAGACAAAGAAACTGGTGAAGAACACGTAGTACCTGCAAAAGGTGCATTCATTTATGTAGGTATCCAACCAATGACAGAACCATTCAAGAGTTTGGGTATTCTTGACGATGCTGGCTGGATTGATACTGACACACACATGAAGACAAACGTTGCCGGAGTTTATGCTATTGGTGATGTTCGCAAGAAGGATTTGCGTCAAGTTGCTAATGCTGTTGGTGAAGGTGCAATAGCTGGTCAAGAAGCATTCAATTATATTCAAACATTGTCAGACGCTAAAGTTTCTGCAAAATAA
- a CDS encoding zinc-binding dehydrogenase: MKNTLFVKAGKVAIQEIDKPTIQADDDVIIHVVRTCVCGSDLWSYRGFEDKDANSQNNGHEAIGIVEEVGSAITTFVPGDFVIAPFTHGCGHCPACLAGFDGDCQDHTDNFSRGNQAEFIRFQHAEWALVKIPGKPADYSDSMLNSLLSLADVMATGYHAARVANVKRGDSVVVVGDGAVGLCGVIAAKMRGAKQIIAMSRHEDRQKLAIEFGATDIIAERGDEGIAKVMELTNNAGADAVLECVGTELSNETAMKSARPGAIVGRVGLPHEPKMDMTQSFGMNVAVAGGPASVTTYDKQLLLKAVLDGDIHPGKVFTKEFTLDQIDDAYQAMTNREAIKSLVVIA; the protein is encoded by the coding sequence ATGAAAAATACTTTATTTGTTAAAGCTGGAAAAGTTGCTATTCAAGAAATTGATAAACCTACGATTCAAGCAGACGATGATGTAATTATTCATGTTGTTCGTACTTGTGTATGTGGATCAGATTTGTGGTCATATCGTGGATTTGAAGATAAGGATGCAAATTCACAAAACAATGGACATGAAGCCATTGGTATTGTTGAAGAAGTCGGTTCAGCAATCACAACTTTTGTACCTGGTGATTTTGTAATTGCTCCATTTACACATGGCTGTGGACACTGTCCCGCCTGTTTAGCTGGTTTTGATGGTGATTGCCAGGATCATACAGATAATTTCAGCCGTGGAAATCAAGCAGAATTTATCAGATTTCAACATGCTGAGTGGGCTTTAGTCAAGATTCCTGGAAAACCTGCAGATTATTCTGATAGTATGTTAAATTCTTTGTTGAGCTTGGCTGATGTTATGGCAACTGGTTATCATGCTGCACGTGTTGCCAACGTTAAACGTGGTGACAGTGTGGTCGTCGTTGGTGATGGTGCTGTCGGTCTTTGTGGTGTTATTGCTGCTAAGATGCGTGGAGCTAAACAAATTATTGCGATGAGTCGACATGAAGATCGTCAAAAATTGGCAATTGAATTTGGAGCAACAGATATTATTGCCGAACGTGGTGATGAAGGTATTGCTAAAGTAATGGAATTGACGAATAACGCTGGTGCTGATGCTGTTTTGGAATGTGTCGGCACTGAGCTGTCCAATGAGACCGCTATGAAGTCAGCACGTCCGGGTGCGATTGTTGGACGCGTTGGTCTTCCACACGAACCAAAAATGGATATGACTCAATCATTTGGTATGAATGTTGCCGTAGCTGGTGGGCCTGCTTCTGTTACGACTTATGATAAACAATTGTTGTTGAAAGCCGTTTTAGATGGTGATATCCATCCTGGAAAGGTTTTCACAAAAGAATTTACTCTAGACCAAATCGATGATGCTTATCAAGCAATGACAAATCGTGAGGCTATTAAGTCACTAGTTGTAATCGCTTAG
- a CDS encoding alkaline phosphatase family protein has product MSSNQHLLVISLDSLGFRDIREHQEELPTLNKLVNGGSWVKSVTGIYPTLTYPSHTSIITGQYPSVHGIVNNTKIQPERRSPDWYWYQKDVKSTTVYDLARKAGLTTAAFLWPVTAGSKINYNLAEIFPNRIWTNQVLVSLKASSPLFLLEMNHKYGKLRNGIKQPQLDNFITACAVDTIENKKPNMTMIHLVDMDSMRHRYGVRSTEAMAALHRLDKHVEQLIQATKNAGTFDDTNFVILGDHYQINVTKMIHLNTLFAKKGWLNANDDQTFKKDWQAMAKTCDGSTYIYTQNFDQLNELKKLVENVEGVEKVYTSKEAFERGADQNCSLMVEAKAGYYFTDESERPSVVERVDSKTLGQPDRYHGVHGYDPRKSDYQTTLVFNGPAIKEGTTVEKANLVDEAPTFAKLLGLKFEGEIAGSCIDDVFKN; this is encoded by the coding sequence GTGTCATCAAATCAACATTTACTTGTCATTTCACTGGATTCATTAGGATTTCGTGATATTCGAGAACACCAAGAGGAATTACCAACTCTCAATAAATTGGTAAATGGTGGAAGTTGGGTTAAATCGGTTACGGGAATTTATCCCACGTTGACTTATCCGTCACATACATCAATTATCACCGGTCAATATCCGAGTGTTCATGGAATTGTCAACAATACTAAAATTCAACCAGAGCGTCGTTCTCCTGATTGGTATTGGTATCAAAAGGATGTTAAATCGACAACGGTCTATGATTTGGCGCGAAAGGCTGGATTAACAACAGCCGCATTTTTGTGGCCAGTAACTGCTGGAAGCAAAATTAATTACAATCTTGCCGAAATTTTTCCTAATCGAATTTGGACTAATCAAGTGTTAGTTTCGTTAAAGGCCAGTTCACCATTGTTCTTATTGGAAATGAATCATAAATATGGCAAGTTACGAAATGGAATTAAACAGCCTCAACTGGATAATTTTATAACTGCATGCGCGGTTGATACGATAGAAAACAAGAAACCAAATATGACAATGATTCATTTGGTTGATATGGACAGTATGCGTCATCGATATGGCGTTCGTTCCACTGAAGCAATGGCAGCCTTACATCGACTAGATAAACATGTTGAACAACTGATACAAGCCACTAAAAATGCAGGCACATTCGATGATACAAATTTTGTAATTTTAGGGGATCACTACCAAATCAATGTAACTAAAATGATTCACTTAAATACTCTTTTCGCAAAAAAAGGTTGGTTGAATGCCAATGATGATCAAACTTTCAAAAAAGATTGGCAAGCTATGGCCAAAACTTGTGACGGTTCAACTTATATCTATACTCAAAATTTTGATCAACTGAATGAATTGAAGAAGTTGGTTGAAAATGTTGAAGGTGTAGAAAAAGTTTATACATCAAAAGAGGCATTTGAACGTGGTGCCGACCAAAATTGTAGTTTGATGGTTGAAGCAAAAGCCGGATATTACTTTACAGATGAAAGCGAGCGTCCATCTGTAGTTGAGCGCGTTGATTCGAAGACTTTAGGTCAACCCGATAGATACCACGGTGTTCATGGCTACGATCCAAGAAAATCAGATTATCAAACAACACTGGTCTTTAATGGGCCAGCAATAAAAGAAGGAACTACCGTTGAAAAAGCAAACTTGGTGGATGAAGCACCAACCTTTGCTAAACTCTTAGGATTGAAATTTGAAGGTGAAATTGCAGGTTCATGCATTGACGATGTTTTCAAAAATTAA
- a CDS encoding phospho-sugar mutase — MAWQENMKKWLDYSELDPELKEQLAELKNDDDKAEEAFYAPMEFGTAGMRGVLGPGINRMNIYTVRQAAEGLALFMDTLDEKTKARGVAISFDSRYHSQDFAIESAKVLGAHNIKTFVFDSLRPTPELSFAVRTLNTYAGIMITASHNPKQYNGFKIYGPDGGQMPPVESDKITDYVRKADDLFAIKVKTVYKLREEKLMQLIGEDVDQQYLAKLDIVVVNHDLINNVGKNMKFVYTPLHGTGKMIAPRIFQDLGFNNFNMVKEQAILDPEFGTTPFPNPEFAQTFDLAISLGKKIEANILIATDPDADRLGAAVRQPDGSYKLMTGNQIASVLLNYILKAKKDTNTLPENGAAVKSIVSTELATAIANKYGVKMYNVLTGFKYIAEKIQNFQDDKSHEFLFGFEESYGYLVKPFVRDKDAMQSTILLAEAAAYYESQGKTIYDGLEDLYKEFGYYREQTISKTFDGVSGKDRMAGMMKEFREEGIKEINGVKVVESLDYLNKTDTKDGQVSDTGLPKADALKFILEDGTWVAVRPSGTEPKMKFYIGITSDSDDSAAKKLAGFAKVIETWE, encoded by the coding sequence ATGGCTTGGCAAGAAAATATGAAAAAATGGCTCGATTATTCTGAATTGGATCCTGAGTTAAAAGAACAATTGGCCGAATTGAAAAATGATGATGATAAAGCTGAAGAAGCTTTTTATGCACCTATGGAATTTGGTACAGCTGGTATGCGTGGGGTCTTGGGACCTGGAATTAACCGCATGAATATCTACACAGTAAGACAGGCTGCCGAAGGTTTAGCTTTATTTATGGATACTTTGGATGAGAAAACTAAGGCTCGTGGTGTTGCTATTAGTTTTGATTCTCGTTATCACTCACAAGATTTCGCAATTGAATCTGCTAAGGTTTTGGGAGCTCACAATATCAAGACTTTCGTATTCGATAGTTTGAGACCAACTCCTGAATTATCATTTGCGGTTAGAACTTTGAATACATACGCAGGTATCATGATCACTGCTAGTCACAATCCTAAACAATACAATGGTTTCAAGATTTATGGTCCAGATGGCGGTCAAATGCCACCTGTCGAATCTGACAAGATTACTGATTATGTCAGAAAAGCTGATGACTTGTTTGCCATCAAAGTTAAGACTGTCTATAAACTCCGTGAAGAAAAGTTGATGCAGTTGATTGGTGAAGATGTTGACCAACAATATTTGGCAAAACTTGATATCGTAGTTGTTAACCACGATTTAATTAATAATGTTGGTAAGAATATGAAGTTCGTTTATACTCCTCTTCATGGTACTGGTAAAATGATTGCTCCAAGAATTTTCCAAGATTTAGGTTTCAACAATTTCAATATGGTTAAAGAACAAGCTATTCTTGACCCCGAATTTGGAACAACTCCATTTCCTAATCCTGAATTTGCTCAAACATTTGATTTGGCAATTTCACTCGGTAAAAAAATTGAAGCTAATATTTTAATTGCTACAGACCCTGATGCTGATAGATTGGGTGCAGCTGTTCGTCAACCTGACGGTTCATATAAATTGATGACAGGTAATCAAATTGCGTCAGTACTGCTAAACTATATTTTGAAAGCTAAGAAAGATACTAATACGTTGCCTGAAAATGGTGCAGCCGTTAAGTCGATTGTTTCAACTGAATTAGCTACTGCCATTGCTAATAAGTATGGCGTTAAGATGTATAACGTTTTAACAGGATTCAAGTATATTGCTGAAAAAATTCAGAACTTCCAAGACGATAAGAGTCACGAATTCTTATTCGGATTTGAAGAAAGTTATGGATACTTAGTTAAACCATTTGTTCGTGATAAGGATGCCATGCAATCAACAATTTTGCTTGCTGAAGCTGCTGCTTATTATGAATCACAAGGAAAAACTATTTATGATGGTCTTGAAGACTTATATAAAGAGTTTGGTTACTACCGTGAACAAACTATTTCAAAGACTTTTGATGGTGTTTCAGGTAAGGACCGCATGGCGGGAATGATGAAAGAATTCCGTGAGGAAGGAATTAAAGAAATCAATGGTGTCAAAGTTGTTGAGTCATTGGATTACTTGAACAAGACTGACACTAAGGATGGTCAAGTATCTGACACCGGACTTCCAAAGGCTGATGCATTGAAATTTATCCTTGAAGACGGTACTTGGGTTGCCGTTCGTCCTTCAGGTACTGAACCTAAAATGAAATTCTACATTGGAATTACTAGTGATTCTGATGACAGTGCTGCCAAGAAACTTGCTGGATTTGCCAAAGTTATTGAAACTTGGGAATAA
- the lgt gene encoding prolipoprotein diacylglyceryl transferase — translation MNLLALNPIAFNIGSLEIHWYGIIIALGALVGVIMAMREATRRGVNSDNILDLVLIGVPVGLICARIYYVVFELPFYIANPGEIIKIWHGGIAIYGGLIGGFIVLVVLCLRRKISIWLMLDIAAPSVMLGQIVGRWGNFMNQEAFGAKTSLDFLQSLHLPHFIVEQMFINGAYRQPTFLYESAANVIGLILILVFRHRKHFYKLGEVALSYLVWYPVVRFFVEGMRTDSLYIMPGVRVSQILSLILLIFAIGALIYRRKKMDLPWYTDLTEQNNGLNKN, via the coding sequence ATGAACTTATTAGCCTTAAATCCTATTGCATTCAATATAGGTAGTTTAGAAATTCATTGGTACGGAATAATTATTGCTTTGGGAGCATTAGTCGGAGTTATTATGGCAATGCGTGAAGCCACAAGACGCGGAGTCAATTCAGATAACATTTTGGACTTAGTCCTAATTGGTGTACCAGTTGGATTGATCTGTGCTCGAATATATTATGTGGTGTTTGAATTACCATTCTATATTGCAAATCCTGGCGAAATCATCAAAATTTGGCATGGTGGAATTGCCATCTATGGTGGTTTGATTGGTGGATTCATTGTATTAGTGGTTTTATGCTTAAGAAGAAAGATTTCAATCTGGTTGATGCTAGATATCGCAGCACCATCAGTAATGTTGGGTCAAATTGTTGGCCGCTGGGGTAATTTCATGAATCAAGAAGCATTTGGTGCAAAGACCTCATTGGACTTCCTACAGTCATTACATTTGCCTCATTTCATTGTTGAACAAATGTTTATTAATGGTGCTTATCGTCAACCAACATTTTTGTATGAATCAGCTGCAAATGTGATTGGTTTGATACTAATTTTGGTATTCAGACATCGTAAGCATTTCTACAAACTAGGTGAAGTAGCTCTTAGCTATTTAGTTTGGTATCCAGTTGTTAGATTCTTCGTTGAAGGTATGAGAACAGATAGCCTGTACATTATGCCTGGAGTAAGAGTCTCACAAATACTTTCACTGATTCTATTGATATTTGCCATTGGAGCATTAATTTATAGAAGAAAGAAAATGGACTTACCATGGTACACAGATCTGACAGAGCAAAATAATGGATTAAATAAAAATTAA
- the uvrB gene encoding excinuclease ABC subunit UvrB, protein MYFLALGGFKVIDRANDNKFDLVSKYAPAGDQQQAIDKLTKGFEKGEKEIILEGATGTGKTFTMANVIKNLNKPTLIISHNKTLAGQLYGEMKEFFPNNAVEYFVSYYDYYQPEAYVPSSDTYIEKDSSINDEIDKLRHSATSSLLERNDVIVVASVSCIFGLGDPREYADSIISLRVGQEISRNQLLEDLVENQFERNDIDFQRGRFRVRGDVVDIFPASRDDNAIRVEFFGDEIDRIIEMNALTGEILGSMDHIGIFPATHFMISDASMEQALTRIQKELDQQLKKFESEGKLLEAQRIKQRTEYDIEMMREMGYTSGIENYSRHMEGRAEGEPPFTLLDFFPDDFNIMIDESHVTMPQIRGMYNGDRARKEMLVNYGFRLPSALDNRPLKLEEFEQHVKRIMYVSATPGPYELERTPNIATQVIRPTGLLDPKIEVRPIMGQIDDLVAEINDRVEKHERVFVTTLTKKMAEDLTDYFKDLGIKVRYLHSDIKTIERSQIIRDLRLGKFDVLIGINLLREGIDVPEVSLIAILDADKEGFLRAERSLVQIIGRASRNEHGKVIMYADKVTDSMKAAIDKTAHRREIQEKFNEEHGITPKTIVKPIRDAISMFHKVDNSSSEKEQITEENLDFDNMTKKQKNELISNLTEQMESAAKKLDFEGAANLRDTILELKAEMN, encoded by the coding sequence ATGTATTTTTTGGCTTTGGGAGGGTTCAAAGTGATAGATAGAGCGAATGATAATAAGTTTGATTTGGTCTCAAAATATGCCCCAGCCGGCGACCAACAACAAGCCATTGATAAACTCACAAAGGGTTTTGAGAAAGGTGAAAAAGAAATAATCCTTGAAGGTGCCACGGGTACAGGTAAAACTTTCACCATGGCCAATGTAATTAAGAATTTAAATAAACCAACTCTAATTATTTCTCACAATAAGACTCTTGCGGGTCAACTTTATGGTGAAATGAAAGAGTTCTTCCCAAATAATGCTGTCGAATATTTTGTCAGTTATTATGATTATTACCAACCAGAAGCATATGTTCCATCAAGTGATACTTATATCGAAAAAGATTCTAGTATCAATGATGAAATCGATAAATTACGTCATTCTGCTACAAGTTCTTTGCTTGAGCGTAATGACGTTATTGTTGTTGCCTCGGTTTCTTGTATATTTGGTTTGGGTGATCCTAGAGAGTATGCCGACAGTATTATTTCACTAAGAGTTGGACAAGAAATATCTCGTAATCAGTTGTTGGAAGATTTGGTCGAAAATCAATTTGAGCGTAATGATATTGATTTCCAACGTGGACGTTTCCGTGTTCGTGGTGACGTAGTTGATATTTTCCCAGCTTCACGAGATGATAATGCCATTCGTGTCGAATTCTTTGGTGACGAAATTGATCGAATTATCGAAATGAATGCTTTAACTGGTGAAATTTTAGGATCGATGGATCATATCGGGATTTTCCCTGCTACTCACTTTATGATCAGTGATGCCAGTATGGAACAAGCTCTAACTCGGATTCAAAAAGAGCTAGATCAACAGTTGAAAAAATTTGAAAGCGAAGGCAAGTTACTAGAAGCACAACGTATTAAACAACGTACAGAATACGATATCGAAATGATGCGTGAAATGGGTTATACATCTGGTATCGAAAATTATTCTCGTCATATGGAAGGAAGAGCTGAAGGTGAGCCACCATTCACTCTCCTTGATTTCTTCCCTGATGACTTCAATATTATGATTGATGAGTCTCACGTTACTATGCCACAAATCCGTGGCATGTATAATGGTGACCGTGCCAGAAAGGAAATGTTAGTTAACTATGGTTTCAGATTGCCAAGTGCCTTGGACAACCGTCCCTTGAAACTTGAGGAATTTGAACAACATGTTAAACGTATAATGTACGTTTCAGCTACTCCTGGTCCATATGAACTAGAGAGAACACCTAACATTGCTACACAAGTAATCCGTCCAACTGGGTTACTTGATCCAAAAATTGAAGTCCGGCCTATTATGGGGCAGATTGATGATTTGGTTGCTGAGATAAATGATCGTGTTGAAAAGCACGAAAGAGTCTTCGTCACAACTTTGACCAAAAAGATGGCGGAAGATTTAACTGACTATTTCAAAGATCTGGGAATTAAGGTTCGATACTTACACAGTGATATTAAAACAATTGAGCGAAGTCAAATTATTCGTGATTTACGACTTGGTAAATTTGATGTACTGATTGGTATTAATTTACTTCGTGAAGGTATTGATGTTCCTGAAGTATCCTTGATTGCTATTTTGGATGCTGATAAAGAAGGATTTTTGCGTGCTGAACGTTCATTGGTTCAGATTATTGGACGTGCTTCCAGAAATGAACATGGTAAAGTTATCATGTATGCTGACAAAGTTACCGACTCAATGAAAGCAGCCATTGATAAAACTGCACACAGACGTGAGATCCAAGAGAAATTCAATGAGGAACATGGAATTACACCTAAGACTATTGTTAAGCCTATACGTGACGCAATTTCAATGTTCCATAAGGTTGATAATTCTTCATCTGAAAAAGAACAAATTACCGAAGAGAACTTGGACTTCGATAATATGACTAAGAAACAAAAGAACGAATTGATCAGCAATTTAACTGAGCAAATGGAATCAGCAGCTAAGAAACTTGATTTTGAGGGAGCTGCCAACTTACGTGACACAATTCTAGAGTTAAAGGCGGAAATGAATTAA
- a CDS encoding phage holin family protein, with product MKLLIKTAIYTLLFMAIARVLPNMFQIDTVVTAIIASFVLVLLNWSVKPLLHIISFPITFITFGLFSFVISAITLELTSMVMGSQHFNFNGFGSALVVAVILAICNSIINSFAMNNFQKRV from the coding sequence ATGAAATTACTGATAAAAACCGCAATTTATACATTATTATTTATGGCAATAGCACGTGTATTACCAAACATGTTTCAAATCGATACCGTTGTAACAGCAATCATAGCTAGTTTTGTACTTGTGTTATTAAACTGGAGTGTAAAGCCATTACTACATATCATTTCGTTTCCAATTACTTTTATCACTTTTGGTTTATTCTCGTTTGTAATTAGTGCAATTACACTTGAATTAACATCCATGGTAATGGGTTCGCAACATTTTAATTTTAACGGCTTTGGCTCTGCACTAGTAGTTGCAGTCATTCTTGCCATCTGTAATTCAATAATTAATAGTTTTGCAATGAACAATTTTCAGAAACGCGTATAA